TATAATTGTGTGATAGATCTGATACATCTTGCTCGtttctgaaataataaatttatttaatgactagccataaaaaataatagttttatgcatgaagatatttatatatatatatatatatatatatatatatatatatatatatatatatatatatatatatatatatataataaaattatataattatatatatatacacacacacacacacacacacacacacacacacacacacacacacacacacacacacgccatttCCCCCAATATCCATATGACAGTTCGTCAAGGATATTTCGCACGACTTAATCCTATCAAATATTTTGCCACGAATAGCCCATTAATAACGAATTAACTGCACCTGTGAAATCATTTGCATCCGAAACGGGAATTATATATGTACCCACcctgaacgtgtgtgtgtgtgtgtgtgtgtatcactccCAACAAAAGCGTTTGAAGTAGTGCTTGCAGCTTTgtaaataaaacttcaataataGGGTCGGCAGGAGTCTTAAAGCCGTGACAGATACAAACTggaccaaaaaaataaacaaataaaaatgagtaattgAAGTGACAGATTGACAGATGTCAAGCAAAATGATCCTGAATTGTCAGGACAAAGTCAATTCTCGGCTTTGCCCGACCTCCGTCATGCGACGTTCTTTGATTCGCCGacttcaaaacaacaaaagcaatgaacatttttttaatagagaaaaaaagggggcggggggcaATAAAGTTTTGAAGCAAATGGCAGTTGGCCCAGGTTGCAGCTGTGATCACAAAATCCAGTTTTACGGTCACGGCAGCAGCGGCatcagtccaatttatccagttTTGCGGGGGAAAAAGTTTTGCTGTATAATTATGATCAGGTGGTATTATTCTGTTTTATGAGAGGTGCTTAATGCTCCCAGTGTTGTGTGGAAAGTGTTTCTCTCTGCCTTCTTTAGCTAGTGGGTGCCCTCTAATTAACTTTGAGACAGCATTGGCAGTTGAGTAagcagtaagctgtaggtcccgttgctaagtaaccaattggttcttagccacgtaaaataagtctaatccttcgggccagccctaggagagctgtaaatcagctcagtggtctggtaaaactaaggtatacgtaagtAAGCTTACAGTCAAGGAAGGACTTTTCTTTTACGACTTAAACAGCCGTATTGGCGCGTTTCTCGCTCTTTGAGACCCTTCAGTCCCCACTTTCCTTCATTACTCTGTCCACTCAGTGTCCAACAAACATTCAAAAGAGCTGGTTCTGAGCTTGGTGCAGTATTTCTTATTGTCCCAGTACAGTAATTGTGTTTAGGCATAATGCCCGGTTGCAGTTTCCGGAATTCACTTGTTGAACCTATTCCACAAAACCATTTTCTTCTAGGTCTCACTTCTTATTGAGCCCAACTCCAAAATATTGTAGAGCTGTTGACTATTTAGGTAACCTGATCATAGGCATCAAACTCTAACACTGTAATGCCATGAAAGATAATTCATATCCAAAAACTTAGAATATTCTGTCAAGTCagatttttttactgaatattatgACTATTCTGCATTTTACAGTGGGAAAAGTATGATGCGTGAAGCTGTTAAATGAATTCAGAAGAATATTGTGATTATATCTCAACATTACTTTGGGCTCCTGTGAATCAATGAGACTTTAAAAGTACTACTACAATATATATTGGATAAAataaatatgcttaaaaaaacaataccaaatttatttttaaaaaatacaaatagagCAACAATTTCATAAAACCATCTAATACTCACTTGTGATGCTAGAGCATCATACTCTCATAGAATATCTTGGGATACCGGTAGTAACTGCATATGAATTACAAGGTCATACATACTTTAACcatacatatatcacagtttCAACTTATTCACATATGTTAAAAATTGAGCAAGCATACTTCTCATGTAATCAGTTTCAAAAACACACATAGTATGTTGACAAGACACATTCCTATCAAACTCTTGAAATTAAAGATGTTTGTTAActatcaaaattacattaaaattattttacagttttaaagtGTTTGTCAGGAGGTATAAAATTCTGGAAGCTTATACACTTACATAGTATAAACAACACtttatatttataactaaaatattACAAACGCTTCTGACATATTCCAGTAGTAtgcgaaaacaaaagaaaatattgaaattccaTAATACActtcctaattttcataaatttatttttaattgttgagAGCACtaactatttttctgttttcacacCTAATACCTTTGAAATTAATATGCCATTGAAATCAATATATATCTCTTTACTATGCAGTGAACTTACATACAATTACAGTACATTACAATTATTAAATGTTCTCCTGGACTTTTAACAAATGAACGGAActtcttaattttaaaaacatatcaCTTCTGTGTTGTCACCAGCAGATTCCAGGTAATTATTATTCTATTACAATGgagtgaaaaatttaatattgtagTACTGCATTCCAAAACAAGCAGTACTGCAATAAAATTACATGCAGTTAAGAACAGTTTAGCCAACTGAGAACATATGAGACACTATCCCCAATAATAAAATCTGGTACACTAAATTTAATAGCAGATATCCTTTATTCATACATAGCCATGAATATCTGAAAAGGCAAAGTAGTAACACAtaagtatttacttatttacataagtatttacataattatttattttaaacgtcTTATTAAAAGAAAGTAAGTTTTCGCTTTATGAGCCTCTCAAAAGCAGTTATCAAGATTCTACTTTATCTGACACCATGACCCCTTTTTTTAAACtaagtcatacatatatacatatacaggactCACTGGACTAGTATGAACAAAGCATACAAAAAGTGACAGACCACAAGTTCGTTGTAGTGAATCAATTTTtagtatgcatatgcatacatagtCTACACCATTGTAAATCTGACTAACCAAATAGTGGTTCAAAAAGATGAATGAAGCCTCATAAAGATGTGTGTAAAACTAAggttacagaaaagaaaaacctctttgagaaacaataataaaaataaaaaaatcagaaaaggcCACTACAGATGATTCATTCTTCTTGAAGAACTTTCTAAATGACAGTATGAAGGACTTTTAAGGCAGCTACAAAAAGATTTAACTCTTATATAAATCAGGTAAACTGGACTGGAAACCACCCACTCAAGTAGTTTTcataaaacagtaattttaacaATTCAGCGTATCAAAATTTGTACCTCATTCAAGAATTTCCATATTCTAGATGATGCACAAAAGACTTCAGAGGAAAGTATCTTTAAGTTTGGTAAAGTCAGTATAGACAAGCATTGGAGTAGAGTAAAAGTACACTTGCAAGCAACTTTTCTATTAAACACATGGAAAGTACAGCACTTGTAAACACATTTTAACCTGAAACTAGGAAACCAATTGCATTGGTGTGTGTTTCATGAAgtattgtaaatgaatttttaagtcACATCAAAACTTCAAAATCATAAGTTTGAGAATGTATGAACAGTGTACTTCCTgatcaaaaaaattatatgctctgcttttgcaaaagaaatgaaaggaagaacTGATCTTCCTTTCACATCACAATAAACACCTTAGAGTAAGCAACACAAATGTTGCACAAACACATAGATTGCACTTAACATGAACCCAAATATCACCAAGAAGGTACAAATATGTGCCCTAATATGACCACTAAAAGGAGTCAGACAGTTGTAACTTATTACTTCCAAAAAAGCCATGTCACAAGATAGGACAGTCTTGAAGGTCAGAAATTTAAAGAGGAGATATATCCCACCTAAAAACTAATGACGACGTGAGAGTACTGTAGCTCCCTCAAGTCCCAAAATATGCAGAAAAGATGGTTTGGGAGACAGGAGACTGCAATAAGGGCAGTtcgtaaatatatactgtactttgtcaggataaataaaaactgttgaagtaaaagtccaaaataaaaataactcgtACAAAAGAAATCTGTGCCCCAAAAATGTCTAAGAAATGTTTCATCTTTTACTatcattaatttgaaaaaaattaatgataccAGGGAGTGACATTCCTAGACTCTCATGGTGCTCACCCTGTGTCATGACTGAACAATACAAACTACAGAGCTACTGAGTGACAAAACAGGAATATCAGCGTGAGAGTAAATGccaaaaacaaatttgaaattcaTCTAAACTACAATgttcaaaattatttgaaaagtaccgcacaagtaaaaaatatttggCATTACAGACATCCACTAGAACCTTTGTACTTGTGAGAGTGCAAAAGTCAACACAAGTAcagtttatctctttaaaattatTCAGGAGCATCCTGCCATTTTATGGCAAGAGGTTCAGCATTTAAAGTAgtaagaggaaaaataacaatGTGAATTACCAACACTAACCCACACACCaacctgcaaaaaaaataaattttacaatggAAACTGAGCTGGAAAAAgtggaaatggaaaaactttcaaGTCCACATACTTGAATGTCCTTCGTGTTCACCACTGAGACACTGTAACTATATATTACGGCTATAAAAAATTAGATACTGGCTTTCAGTATAAAAAATTAGATACTGGCTTTCAGTATCACGGGGCCTTTTCCtaattgattttgtatatatgcCTACGCTGGCACACTGTCCCCATTAAGTGTGCTGTTCtttgttttatgtatacattaaagGGACAAAAAtgagtaattcttatattttcatatgatgATAGCTGCCAATGTCTGAATACCACAGAGAACTGTGGCATTTCCTATTAGTTTGTTCAAGAGTCCCTTAATAATTCCCAACTACAGTGCCAATTCCTGCATTGTTTACAAGCCCAAACTGTAATGCAGCCATTTTTGTAACCTTTGTTTTATACTGAGCAAAACTTCAATGGCAacactaatgaaaatgaaatgttaggTATTTGTGATACTGTACTGTTCATATATAGTAcagttcatatataattttaaaacaattcaaaTTTCAACAAATAACAAACCAGTCATTAATATTCAGATCAACAAAACAATCAGACTTGGCTGTGTATGTGGCTGTTATGTAGGAACTGGTCTAATCTGAAGATGTTTCTTTGAGAATCAGATAAACTACAGCACTTCTGTGGCATGAAACTACAGTACAAAGTAAACAAACTTTGGAAATTCCATCCTTACCGTTTCAAAATTCTTAGGTAATTGATGAAAAGAAAGCTGTTTTACTTTCTGCACATCCTCCTGAAAACACTGTAATGACCGTAGTAGGATTCCATTACCTTAAGtgaaatttcataattatcaatATCCAGAAACCAATTATTCAGCATTTTGGATAatcatgtatataagtatgtaccaTGCAGGAGAAAGTGTAAACTTGTGAAACTATTAGTCTCAATTACCAAATACAGTACTGTTCATAAACCTTCAGTGTGACCAAAGAgttgttttttctatttaagcAATGCACAGCTTTGAATTAAACATCAATGATAGTGTGTATTATGTGTTGAAATCATGTGTGTAATACCCTTTTACACAAATTCAGTATTCTGAATTCTGCAGTCACAAAAACTGATATGAACATTAATACGTATTAGACCAGTCACTCCTCAGCATCCGAACAATGGCAATGGCTacattaattgtaattataaaaacaaccAGTGATATACAAGTCTTTCGCCTCCTAGGTGCATCTGGATTATCCTCACTTTGCACTATAATCCTTTGTTCTACTGGAGAAGTCGATGATCCAGACTGAAAGCCATCCAGAGATGGACTTAGCAACTCGACAGTGTAGATCTGTGTGGGTTGAAACGCTTGATTCATTTGTTGGGCCATTGGCTCAGAGGGTCCTCTGTAACTTGGAAAAGAGCTACAGTAATAACAAGGTAGACCAGAGTAGCCACACCCAGGTAAACAATTTGGCCCCCCAGGTGGAATGTGCTCTTGTCGAGTTAACGACTTCTCAGACCGTGAACAAGCATGGCGGTGGCATTCACAAGAACAATCCGTACTTGCATCTGTGGACTCCTGTGGTTCCTCATTTACATTCCTGTCTGTCACTTTCTTCCCACAATGAGCACATACCTCAATACATGGATATAAGGGTGGTAATGGTAAGCTGCTCAAACTGCCGCTAATTCTGTTGGCACCACTACGCTGTCCTTGCATAGTGGCATCTTCATCAGGTTCTTCTCCCGGGTCTTCAACTGAAGGTAATGAGGCACTTCGTCTTCTGGAGTTTTCCATGTTGACAAATTCCTAATGGAAAATAACTTTTGTTAAAATGTT
This genomic interval from Macrobrachium rosenbergii isolate ZJJX-2024 chromosome 56, ASM4041242v1, whole genome shotgun sequence contains the following:
- the LOC136836286 gene encoding uncharacterized protein — its product is MENSRRRSASLPSVEDPGEEPDEDATMQGQRSGANRISGSLSSLPLPPLYPCIEVCAHCGKKVTDRNVNEEPQESTDASTDCSCECHRHACSRSEKSLTRQEHIPPGGPNCLPGCGYSGLPCYYCSSFPSYRGPSEPMAQQMNQAFQPTQIYTVELLSPSLDGFQSGSSTSPVEQRIIVQSEDNPDAPRRRKTCISLVVFIITINVAIAIVRMLRSDWSNTY